In Leptospira sp. WS58.C1, a single genomic region encodes these proteins:
- a CDS encoding 7TM diverse intracellular signaling domain-containing protein: protein MIRISFLFFLLLSSFGSIFAKELPFILKTNEHNKNITPELYLWQKTDTENIPPPSHQVNGWKKIGRNALNFNFSKRSYWLKFRIQFREEIRENLYFVIRWKAHDLAELYTPNGVSPIQRVGDTLSKNDWPVKNVLYPTLLLQGEPGEEREFIVRLKSESIMSFPIDIMDEAGLRANLAIETGVFSLSACLYGMLILVALLYYRATEYKEFLLYTCYAFCMGASYDVNYGNAIELFWENSPLWAEKVNYFFFNLGGIFGFQFIRKFLETKTFLPWVDRILFFFAIVLGFTLPLIFATETIAYLTLTNEIIYSVSIPMILISGIYLRGRGNRKLNLFLVSWGLYLTLGYISIFYYMGFLEYGFFTVYSVPLFFPADLLILLYNIIQKYSQNLEEKNSLLETLRGFLDKPRYARSKISGLDVDESLNSLENLMNMEKLFAEEEVTIQMVASKVGLSTHQLSELLNSRLGMGFAAYLNSKRIEEAKLLLKNDTEDNILNIAFAVGFGSKTSFNVEFKKATGLTPKQYKSFVQKAVL from the coding sequence ATGATCCGAATTTCGTTTTTATTTTTCCTTCTCCTTTCGAGTTTCGGTTCTATCTTTGCAAAAGAACTTCCGTTCATTCTAAAAACAAACGAACATAATAAAAATATTACACCTGAACTTTACCTTTGGCAAAAAACAGATACTGAAAATATTCCTCCTCCTTCGCATCAGGTCAACGGCTGGAAAAAAATTGGAAGAAACGCCTTAAATTTCAATTTTTCAAAAAGATCCTATTGGTTAAAATTCAGAATTCAATTTAGAGAAGAAATTCGTGAAAATCTTTACTTCGTGATCCGATGGAAAGCTCATGATTTAGCGGAATTATATACCCCAAATGGGGTAAGTCCGATACAAAGAGTGGGAGATACATTATCAAAAAATGATTGGCCCGTAAAAAACGTCCTCTATCCGACATTGCTCTTGCAAGGAGAGCCAGGTGAAGAAAGAGAATTTATCGTTCGGCTTAAATCGGAATCCATTATGTCATTTCCGATCGATATTATGGATGAGGCAGGTCTCAGAGCAAATCTTGCCATAGAAACAGGAGTATTTTCACTCTCCGCATGCTTATACGGAATGCTTATCCTGGTGGCTTTATTGTATTATAGAGCTACAGAATATAAGGAATTTCTACTATATACCTGCTATGCTTTTTGTATGGGAGCATCTTACGACGTAAATTACGGAAATGCAATAGAGCTATTTTGGGAAAATTCCCCTCTTTGGGCCGAGAAAGTGAATTACTTTTTCTTTAATTTGGGCGGCATTTTCGGGTTTCAATTTATCCGAAAATTTTTGGAAACAAAAACTTTTTTGCCTTGGGTAGATCGAATTTTATTCTTTTTTGCGATAGTTTTGGGTTTTACACTTCCGCTTATTTTTGCGACGGAAACCATCGCCTATCTCACTCTTACCAACGAGATCATTTATTCCGTTTCTATTCCGATGATCCTGATTTCAGGGATCTATTTGAGAGGACGGGGAAATCGCAAATTAAATCTGTTTTTGGTTTCTTGGGGATTGTATCTTACTCTAGGATATATTAGTATTTTTTACTATATGGGATTTTTGGAATACGGATTTTTTACGGTCTATTCGGTGCCTCTTTTCTTTCCTGCGGACCTTCTTATCCTTCTTTATAATATTATCCAAAAATATTCCCAGAATTTGGAGGAGAAGAATAGTCTACTCGAGACTTTGAGAGGTTTCCTAGATAAGCCCAGATATGCTCGTTCTAAGATCTCCGGCCTCGATGTAGATGAGTCTCTGAACTCTCTCGAAAATCTGATGAATATGGAGAAATTATTCGCCGAGGAGGAAGTTACGATCCAGATGGTGGCCTCTAAGGTAGGTTTGAGCACTCATCAATTATCCGAACTTCTGAATTCCAGATTAGGTATGGGGTTTGCGGCTTATTTGAATTCTAAAAGAATAGAAGAAGCGAAACTTCTGCTAAAAAACGATACCGAGGACAATATTCTGAATATTGCGTTTGCAGTAGGTTTCGGTTCCAAAACTTCTTTTAATGTGGAATTTAAGAAGGCGACGGGTCTTACTCCTAAACAATACAAAAGTTTCGTACAAAAGGCGGTTCTATAA
- a CDS encoding RNA polymerase sigma factor has translation MERSVTIQDEFTDMIRIALEGRPRAMEILLEKIQDYIFNLSLRMLWDPQEAEDATQEILFKISNKLSGFRFESKFTTWVYSVASNHLLSIKRPKNIVYLSRIRQEYLSKPNSVSLEDQVESKILEEEIRFGCVHAVLLKLNSADRIVFVLSSVYGMSSEEGAEIIGISAENFRQKLSRSKKKLSEFLSKECGMWIDDNKACPCIGLSGHLLDRNKDNFSFFTELKKLRRKNPTLEDSKVLGHLKELDRLAWIYKSQGIYETPKEILEKLGPS, from the coding sequence ATGGAAAGATCCGTAACCATACAAGACGAGTTTACGGATATGATCCGGATCGCCTTAGAAGGAAGACCTAGGGCGATGGAAATACTTTTGGAAAAGATCCAAGATTATATCTTTAATCTTTCTTTAAGAATGTTATGGGATCCCCAAGAAGCGGAAGATGCTACCCAAGAGATATTATTCAAAATTTCTAATAAACTCTCGGGATTCAGGTTCGAGAGTAAATTCACAACTTGGGTATATTCTGTCGCGAGCAATCATCTTTTATCGATCAAAAGACCTAAGAATATCGTATATCTAAGCAGAATACGCCAAGAATACCTTTCTAAACCGAACTCCGTTTCCTTAGAAGATCAGGTAGAAAGCAAGATCCTGGAAGAAGAGATCCGATTCGGCTGTGTACATGCTGTTCTATTAAAATTGAATTCCGCAGACAGGATCGTATTCGTATTATCCTCGGTGTACGGAATGAGTAGCGAAGAAGGAGCCGAAATTATAGGAATCAGCGCGGAAAACTTTCGTCAAAAACTTTCCCGCTCGAAAAAGAAACTATCCGAATTTTTATCCAAAGAATGCGGAATGTGGATCGATGATAACAAGGCGTGCCCATGTATAGGCTTGTCAGGCCATCTTTTAGATCGGAACAAGGATAATTTTTCCTTTTTTACGGAACTGAAAAAATTAAGAAGGAAAAATCCTACTTTAGAAGATTCTAAAGTATTAGGCCATTTAAAAGAGCTGGATCGTCTCGCCTGGATCTATAAAAGCCAAGGGATTTACGAAACTCCCAAGGAAATTTTAGAAAAGTTAGGGCCTTCTTAA
- a CDS encoding FAD-dependent oxidoreductase, which produces MSGKIYEWKNLGESKEIHTEVLVIGTGCGGATVAYELAKLGKKVTLIEEGGYYHTGTFDNHELNMAGKVSAERNMATTADGTVNIVYGKNVGGASVHYWADSYRTPKDRLELWKDKFGVLGHGPEDLEPFWKELDDTLNVHPAKEENYNKMNQLVRKASKELGWEGNPVPQARKNCQKSGHCMQGCMFGAKQSQLITHIPMAMALGADLYADTKALELELEGDKVVGLEAVVIDRPSQKESEVKLRFKADTVVVAAGGFGSSTFLLKNGLKKKLPALGEFLAINPSPFVHALYKEPIIQWRNIPSAYGVEEFRLARYAGGIYREGGYLIMANQLQPAAIGALVPGFGAEHFEVMKELPRLGGTIGWIDDPDTELGRIEVKSSGKREVQYNFGPLTKEILRDCIRKQVTLNFKAGAYKVILPDLKRTVLTKPEEIGVVDSLPLTPASMAMAAPHPAGGCRMGLDPKSSVVDWKHKVHGISNLYVSDSSVFPTAVSVDPSYTIMAFSKRAAQFISEKKS; this is translated from the coding sequence ATGTCGGGTAAAATTTACGAATGGAAAAATTTAGGCGAGTCCAAGGAGATCCACACCGAAGTTTTAGTGATCGGAACGGGCTGCGGGGGAGCCACCGTTGCTTATGAACTAGCTAAACTAGGTAAGAAGGTAACCTTAATCGAAGAAGGAGGTTACTATCATACCGGAACATTCGATAATCATGAATTGAATATGGCTGGCAAAGTTTCCGCAGAAAGGAATATGGCAACCACTGCGGATGGTACTGTCAATATAGTGTATGGAAAGAACGTGGGCGGCGCCTCCGTTCATTATTGGGCGGACAGTTATAGAACTCCTAAAGATAGATTGGAACTCTGGAAAGACAAATTCGGAGTATTGGGTCATGGGCCGGAAGATTTAGAACCGTTTTGGAAAGAGTTAGACGACACATTAAATGTCCATCCTGCAAAGGAAGAAAATTATAATAAAATGAACCAATTGGTTCGTAAGGCTTCGAAAGAATTAGGATGGGAAGGAAACCCGGTTCCCCAAGCTCGCAAGAATTGCCAAAAGTCCGGACATTGTATGCAAGGTTGTATGTTCGGAGCAAAACAAAGCCAATTAATCACTCATATCCCGATGGCTATGGCATTAGGAGCTGACCTTTACGCCGATACTAAAGCGTTAGAATTGGAACTGGAAGGAGACAAAGTAGTCGGATTAGAAGCGGTTGTGATAGACAGACCTTCTCAAAAAGAATCCGAAGTGAAATTGCGCTTTAAAGCGGACACAGTCGTGGTCGCCGCAGGAGGTTTCGGGAGTTCCACCTTTCTTCTTAAAAACGGGCTCAAAAAAAAGTTGCCCGCATTGGGAGAATTTTTGGCGATCAATCCTTCTCCATTCGTCCATGCTCTCTACAAGGAACCGATTATCCAATGGAGAAATATTCCATCGGCATACGGTGTAGAAGAATTCAGACTGGCACGTTATGCGGGCGGCATTTATAGGGAAGGCGGTTATCTAATCATGGCCAATCAATTACAACCGGCAGCGATTGGTGCTTTGGTTCCGGGATTCGGCGCCGAACATTTCGAGGTTATGAAAGAACTTCCTAGACTCGGCGGCACGATAGGTTGGATAGACGATCCGGACACCGAGTTAGGAAGAATAGAAGTCAAATCCAGCGGGAAAAGAGAAGTGCAGTACAACTTCGGACCGCTTACTAAAGAGATACTCAGAGACTGCATTCGTAAACAAGTTACTCTGAACTTTAAAGCAGGCGCATATAAAGTGATCCTTCCGGATCTGAAAAGAACCGTTTTAACTAAACCAGAGGAGATAGGCGTTGTGGATTCGCTTCCATTAACACCCGCTTCTATGGCGATGGCAGCTCCCCATCCAGCCGGCGGATGTAGAATGGGATTGGATCCTAAATCTTCAGTCGTAGATTGGAAACATAAGGTGCATGGAATTTCGAATTTATATGTGAGCGATTCCAGCGTATTTCCTACGGCGGTTTCCGTGGACCCAAGCTATACGATCATGGCATTCTCCAAAAGAGCGGCCCAATTTATTTCAGAGAAAAAGTCCTAA
- a CDS encoding DUF2905 domain-containing protein, whose product MEPLGKTFLWIGTFFLVIGAVILFGSKLPFISSLGNLPGDFKIERENFRFYFPFATSILISIGLSLLLYLWNRFIH is encoded by the coding sequence ATGGAACCGCTAGGTAAAACATTTCTTTGGATCGGGACATTTTTCCTGGTTATCGGAGCCGTTATCCTTTTCGGCTCCAAACTCCCGTTTATCTCTTCTCTCGGAAATTTACCGGGAGACTTCAAGATCGAGAGAGAAAATTTCAGATTCTATTTTCCATTTGCGACTTCCATTCTGATCAGCATCGGACTTTCCCTTCTTCTGTATCTCTGGAACAGATTTATACATTAA
- a CDS encoding DUF455 family protein, which yields MTLNEYAQFLLSSPKLEDKLYSPEKMPEDILWPNFLPKDRPERSSKISFSDKKSKMPRVEHLNSEENRILSLHHFANHELMAVEIFAWAILKFQNAPSSVRKSMYKTILEEQKHLKLYLGSIREWGMDLGDRPLNYIFWKQTPNMQTLQKFFAIMALSFEGANLDFSMIYKKAFEKFGDQKRADIMQIVHEDEIRHVKRGAKIVFSDGVSQERQWEKYLEYLTHPFTPRRAKGFLYFPELRTKAGLSTEFAEALGAYTDEYDGTTNARIVKNVLGMGAS from the coding sequence TTGACTTTAAATGAATACGCTCAATTTCTTTTAAGTTCTCCCAAGTTAGAGGATAAGTTATATTCTCCGGAAAAAATGCCGGAAGATATTCTTTGGCCGAATTTTCTTCCGAAGGACAGACCGGAAAGATCATCTAAAATATCATTCTCGGATAAAAAATCAAAAATGCCCCGAGTGGAACATTTGAATTCCGAAGAAAATCGGATCCTTTCCCTCCATCATTTTGCTAATCATGAGCTTATGGCCGTGGAGATATTTGCTTGGGCCATATTAAAATTTCAGAATGCTCCTTCTTCCGTTCGTAAAAGTATGTACAAGACGATCTTGGAAGAACAAAAACATCTGAAACTTTATTTGGGATCGATCCGAGAATGGGGAATGGACCTAGGAGATCGTCCCCTCAATTATATATTCTGGAAACAAACCCCCAATATGCAGACATTGCAGAAATTTTTTGCGATCATGGCCCTTTCTTTCGAAGGAGCCAATTTGGATTTTTCTATGATCTATAAAAAAGCATTCGAAAAATTCGGAGACCAAAAACGGGCCGATATCATGCAGATCGTTCATGAGGATGAGATCCGCCACGTAAAAAGAGGAGCTAAGATCGTATTCTCAGACGGGGTTTCCCAAGAACGACAATGGGAGAAATATCTGGAATATCTGACCCATCCATTTACTCCCAGAAGGGCAAAGGGATTTTTATATTTTCCGGAACTTAGGACCAAAGCCGGATTATCGACCGAGTTTGCAGAGGCCCTAGGAGCTTATACGGACGAATACGATGGTACTACAAATGCTAGAATCGTAAAAAATGTGTTAGGTATGGGGGCTAGTTAA
- a CDS encoding LIC13341 family surface-exposed protein: MFRFVSFARVLILFSVVILLIACNSKTPSDSQIVSLTIPEAEEKSPDVVLKKLGNLDEDPDLETFALVRNGTEEILAVFKKQNGEWTLKSKIGFNLLNIGPFVHDPKVSAWKAGEDENTKESGYIVKRILMEELPGDSFNSLFLEVLSEEPPLGLFSVPYVIRKGEKILDGLASLKDHQFLAKSKRIDFSYNKEEKNLTIFPNNRTYAQNFNFNGWEMVPDVPNVAAPGLLSVEAPTDWKKDTASEVVIWFKNRGSYSGTTYISLSFPQGGKVEVDSGKEGLRYYSPGSSVYSFEKKYINSKVPLVEITKEGWARNHKYGVRFKYTPEVDGVPSLLVRSSSKSYRETINLPTDYSSVKTEIDQQGFKSYPLSLVPRGKSK, translated from the coding sequence ATGTTTCGTTTTGTTTCTTTTGCACGAGTACTGATTCTTTTTTCAGTAGTCATTCTTCTCATAGCTTGTAATTCAAAAACGCCATCCGATTCCCAGATCGTTTCGTTAACCATTCCGGAGGCCGAAGAAAAAAGTCCGGATGTAGTCCTAAAAAAATTGGGCAACCTGGACGAGGATCCGGATCTGGAAACATTCGCCTTAGTTCGCAATGGAACCGAAGAGATACTCGCAGTTTTCAAAAAACAAAACGGAGAATGGACTCTCAAATCAAAGATCGGTTTTAATCTTCTTAATATCGGTCCATTTGTTCACGATCCTAAGGTTTCCGCTTGGAAAGCCGGGGAAGATGAGAATACAAAGGAATCCGGCTACATAGTTAAAAGAATTCTAATGGAAGAACTTCCGGGAGATTCTTTCAATTCTCTCTTTTTGGAAGTTTTAAGCGAAGAACCGCCTTTAGGGCTTTTTTCCGTTCCGTACGTGATCCGCAAAGGTGAAAAAATTCTAGACGGACTTGCTTCTTTAAAGGATCATCAGTTTTTAGCGAAATCGAAACGTATAGATTTTTCCTATAATAAAGAAGAGAAGAATCTCACCATCTTTCCGAATAATCGGACCTACGCTCAAAATTTTAACTTCAACGGATGGGAAATGGTTCCTGACGTTCCGAACGTGGCCGCTCCGGGGTTACTAAGTGTCGAAGCTCCTACGGATTGGAAAAAGGATACTGCATCCGAGGTGGTGATCTGGTTCAAAAACAGAGGATCTTATTCAGGCACTACCTATATCAGTCTTTCTTTTCCTCAAGGAGGAAAAGTGGAAGTGGATTCCGGCAAAGAAGGATTGAGATATTATTCTCCGGGATCTTCCGTATATTCTTTCGAAAAAAAATATATCAACTCCAAGGTTCCTTTAGTGGAAATTACCAAAGAAGGTTGGGCGAGAAACCATAAATACGGAGTTCGTTTTAAATACACTCCTGAAGTGGATGGTGTTCCGAGTTTGTTGGTGCGTTCCAGTTCCAAGTCTTATAGAGAGACGATCAATCTTCCTACGGATTACAGTTCCGTAAAAACCGAAATAGACCAGCAAGGTTTCAAAAGTTACCCTCTATCTTTGGTTCCAAGAGGAAAGTCCAAATAA
- a CDS encoding flagellar motor protein MotB, translating into MNGRSRFSRYRKPVETGDENRDRWLLTYADMITLLLGLFIILYSISQVDQNKLKQVADLVRGGFGLGESFFEGSNITLEEDPLLQPRTQIYRFWERISYALKKLKEKTKLFIGINETEEIRIQVFAPSLGEGEFHPDEDTDFTFKKVAEVAQGMDVDITLRVQVPYAEQAGQGFRNTWEYNAHRASLIAETLSEKYGISRDRLSVQAYHGFRKLGPEEGPSPEIKASQERIEIIIRKRGKEE; encoded by the coding sequence TTGAACGGAAGATCACGTTTTTCCAGATACAGAAAGCCTGTCGAAACCGGAGATGAGAATCGCGACAGATGGCTTTTGACGTATGCGGATATGATCACCCTTCTTCTCGGACTTTTTATTATTTTATACTCTATTTCGCAAGTAGACCAAAACAAATTGAAACAAGTGGCGGACTTGGTTCGTGGTGGATTCGGTTTAGGAGAATCCTTTTTTGAAGGTTCCAATATCACATTGGAAGAGGATCCTTTATTACAACCAAGGACCCAAATCTATCGTTTCTGGGAAAGGATCTCTTATGCATTAAAAAAGCTGAAAGAGAAAACGAAATTATTCATCGGAATCAACGAAACGGAAGAAATCCGTATACAAGTATTCGCACCATCCTTGGGAGAAGGTGAATTTCATCCGGATGAGGATACAGACTTCACATTCAAAAAAGTCGCGGAAGTCGCGCAAGGTATGGATGTGGACATCACTTTAAGAGTTCAGGTCCCTTATGCAGAGCAAGCTGGCCAAGGTTTTAGAAATACTTGGGAATACAATGCACATCGTGCAAGTTTGATCGCGGAAACTTTGTCGGAAAAATACGGTATTTCTCGAGATAGACTCTCCGTCCAGGCGTATCATGGATTTAGAAAGTTAGGACCGGAAGAAGGTCCCAGCCCGGAAATAAAAGCCTCTCAAGAAAGAATAGAAATCATCATTCGTAAACGAGGAAAGGAAGAATAA
- a CDS encoding M14 family zinc carboxypeptidase codes for MLRGIKRLNRYEKRLLRIAKLGGKLVKINQAGFSRRTEEGFRFPIYSLEIGTKEGLEKHPVGITAGVHGLETIGIQILIDFLEYIIHPRSTGFLPELKKGKLGLVVIPIVNPGGVAAKTRANPGGVDLMRNSGIDAEKPLPFFGGQKFSNKLPYFRGHGLEPESRTLSRTVFEKFFHVRDSILPVLDLHSGFGTVDNVWWPYAYTHKPCPDTFLYERIASHLKGHCGHINFAYGPQSASYTTHGDLWDKFYDHYQELYAEQAGWSSKFLPLTLEVGTWSDIKEEPLKLFSKKGIFRPAEHNKSEVLTRYRGFLRDFVRLGLTKPKDWTEAQ; via the coding sequence TTGCTCAGAGGTATCAAAAGACTGAATCGTTACGAGAAAAGATTGCTCAGGATCGCAAAACTGGGCGGCAAACTCGTAAAAATCAACCAAGCAGGTTTTTCCAGAAGGACTGAGGAAGGTTTTCGTTTTCCGATCTATAGTTTGGAAATAGGAACAAAAGAAGGTCTTGAAAAACATCCGGTTGGAATTACCGCCGGTGTTCATGGATTAGAGACCATCGGTATCCAGATACTTATCGATTTTTTGGAATATATTATTCATCCTAGATCCACGGGCTTTCTTCCCGAATTAAAAAAAGGTAAATTAGGATTAGTTGTTATTCCAATTGTGAATCCCGGAGGAGTGGCCGCAAAGACTAGGGCAAATCCAGGGGGTGTGGATCTGATGAGAAACTCAGGAATAGATGCGGAGAAACCTCTTCCGTTTTTCGGGGGCCAAAAGTTCTCGAACAAACTTCCCTATTTTAGGGGACACGGATTAGAACCTGAATCCAGAACTCTTTCTAGAACTGTTTTCGAAAAATTCTTTCATGTCCGAGATTCTATCTTGCCTGTTCTGGATTTACATTCGGGTTTTGGAACGGTTGATAATGTTTGGTGGCCTTATGCTTATACTCATAAGCCCTGTCCCGATACGTTTTTATACGAAAGGATCGCTTCTCATTTGAAGGGACATTGTGGTCATATCAATTTTGCGTATGGTCCTCAGAGTGCGAGTTACACCACTCACGGAGATCTCTGGGATAAGTTTTACGATCATTACCAAGAGTTGTATGCGGAACAAGCCGGTTGGAGTTCTAAATTCCTCCCCTTGACATTGGAAGTAGGGACCTGGTCGGATATCAAAGAAGAACCATTGAAGTTATTTTCTAAAAAAGGGATCTTTAGACCTGCCGAACACAATAAGAGCGAAGTTTTGACAAGGTATAGAGGTTTTTTAAGGGACTTTGTACGTTTAGGTCTGACAAAACCTAAGGACTGGACGGAAGCTCAGTAG
- a CDS encoding FFLEELY motif protein, with amino-acid sequence MSSFEEHKLKQAKAEIVRAQVERFRKFYADYFHLEETISMVEYFFETIYNLDGKEAWMHLALDTYQKVKGMMKETTRANLETLIELNNLTDHLDSEMAKLLVQRDWDGKKLTREEYDDLYKAYGHKEERKKQLEIVLHNLRTFYELAHKPISAYLIRPARFMASLLGVSLLFESVEKAYNAVLPVSPEIFVSFIEQVERRETEYLESAFLNGKQPKESSA; translated from the coding sequence GTGAGTAGTTTCGAAGAACATAAACTTAAACAAGCCAAAGCAGAGATCGTTCGAGCTCAGGTGGAACGTTTCCGCAAATTTTATGCGGATTATTTTCACCTGGAAGAGACGATCTCCATGGTGGAGTATTTTTTCGAAACCATTTACAACTTGGACGGAAAAGAAGCATGGATGCATCTCGCCTTGGACACTTATCAAAAAGTAAAAGGTATGATGAAGGAAACCACCAGAGCGAATCTAGAAACTTTGATCGAATTAAACAATCTAACGGATCATTTAGATTCTGAAATGGCAAAGCTGTTGGTCCAAAGGGATTGGGACGGTAAAAAACTTACCAGAGAAGAATACGACGATCTGTACAAAGCATACGGTCATAAAGAAGAAAGAAAAAAACAGTTAGAGATCGTTCTTCATAACCTCAGAACATTTTATGAACTAGCGCATAAACCTATCTCCGCTTATCTGATCCGACCTGCCAGGTTTATGGCATCTCTATTGGGAGTTTCTCTTTTATTCGAATCGGTGGAGAAGGCATACAACGCAGTTTTACCTGTGTCCCCTGAAATTTTTGTTTCTTTTATCGAGCAAGTGGAGAGAAGAGAGACGGAATATCTAGAGTCCGCTTTTCTGAATGGAAAGCAGCCTAAGGAGTCGTCTGCTTGA
- a CDS encoding nuclear transport factor 2 family protein yields the protein MHPNEAKIRDFYKSFHSRNSANIADFYSQDVEFSDPVFPKLKGGAVPGMWSMLLERMDPNATIELLEANADTESGTAYWVATYLFSKTGRKVQNHIRSEFLFKNGKVVRQKDRFPLWKWTRMALGTPGVLLGWTPFVQGKVRSEAARNLEHYLRKKGIAA from the coding sequence ATGCATCCAAACGAAGCCAAAATCAGAGACTTTTATAAAAGTTTTCATTCTAGAAATTCCGCAAATATCGCGGACTTTTACTCACAAGACGTCGAATTTTCAGATCCTGTTTTTCCGAAATTAAAAGGCGGAGCTGTACCAGGAATGTGGTCCATGCTTTTGGAAAGAATGGATCCGAACGCTACGATCGAGTTATTAGAAGCAAACGCTGACACTGAAAGTGGAACCGCATATTGGGTTGCCACTTATCTATTCTCAAAAACCGGAAGAAAGGTTCAAAACCATATCCGATCCGAATTCCTATTTAAAAACGGAAAAGTGGTCAGACAAAAGGATAGATTTCCTCTCTGGAAATGGACCAGAATGGCTTTAGGCACTCCCGGAGTACTTTTGGGATGGACACCTTTCGTCCAAGGAAAGGTGAGATCGGAAGCTGCCAGAAATTTGGAACATTATCTTAGGAAGAAAGGGATCGCAGCTTAG
- a CDS encoding pyridoxal phosphate-dependent aminotransferase, which produces MDSENTPRFSDRFEFIPGENDLYSLLGSFRNSGQDWIDLTVSNPTKVGLVYPREAILHSFQKPESMEYDPDPKGTFNARRSIVNYYKEKGHIISEEDLFLTSSSSEAYSYLIKLLCNPGEEVLIPSPGYPLFEFLSVLEGVEFNSYKLNQDDGWKIDFEDLDSKITNKTRILFLVSPNNPTGSTLTSEEFERLRIISKFKKIALVLDEVFSDYLYEKNQEQIDFFHTDFPLFVVNGISKILALPQMKLSWIHVGGPTNWKKECKERLEIISDTYLSVGTPIQLALPELFQWRNMIQSQVLRRIQRNLQILESFRSSHPQIVYTSPKGGWYTILQSKSFLNDEEFSFRLLQKEKVLVHPGSMFGLEEDLGSIVVSLISETELFHSGLEKISRLL; this is translated from the coding sequence ATGGATTCGGAAAACACTCCTCGCTTTAGCGACAGATTCGAATTTATTCCGGGAGAGAACGATCTTTATTCACTTTTAGGATCTTTTAGGAACTCCGGACAGGATTGGATAGATCTAACCGTTTCCAATCCTACTAAAGTCGGGCTTGTCTATCCAAGAGAAGCAATACTACATTCCTTTCAAAAACCGGAAAGTATGGAATATGATCCGGATCCGAAAGGAACGTTCAACGCGAGAAGATCCATCGTAAATTATTACAAAGAAAAAGGACATATCATTTCGGAAGAGGACCTTTTTTTGACATCTTCTTCATCAGAGGCGTATTCTTATTTAATAAAACTATTATGCAATCCTGGGGAAGAAGTTCTCATCCCTTCACCGGGATACCCGCTCTTTGAATTTCTATCCGTATTGGAAGGAGTAGAATTCAATTCATATAAACTAAATCAGGATGATGGTTGGAAAATCGATTTTGAAGATTTAGATTCTAAGATCACAAACAAAACTAGGATCTTATTTTTAGTTTCTCCGAATAATCCTACGGGAAGTACTCTTACCTCGGAAGAATTCGAAAGACTAAGGATCATTTCTAAATTCAAAAAGATAGCGTTAGTTTTAGATGAAGTATTCTCGGACTATTTGTATGAAAAAAATCAGGAACAAATCGATTTCTTTCATACCGATTTTCCTTTGTTTGTTGTAAACGGAATATCAAAGATACTCGCACTTCCTCAAATGAAACTTTCCTGGATCCATGTTGGTGGTCCTACTAACTGGAAAAAAGAATGTAAGGAAAGATTAGAGATCATCTCCGATACTTATCTTTCCGTCGGAACTCCGATACAACTTGCTCTTCCTGAATTATTCCAATGGAGAAATATGATCCAGAGCCAAGTATTAAGGAGAATACAAAGAAATTTGCAGATTCTGGAAAGTTTCCGTTCTTCTCATCCTCAAATTGTTTATACTTCTCCGAAGGGGGGATGGTATACGATATTACAATCCAAATCCTTCTTAAACGACGAGGAGTTCTCCTTTCGATTATTACAAAAAGAGAAAGTATTAGTCCACCCGGGTTCCATGTTCGGACTCGAGGAAGACTTAGGAAGTATAGTGGTCAGTCTGATCTCCGAGACGGAATTGTTTCACTCAGGACTCGAAAAAATTTCCCGGCTCCTATAA